ATGTCATTGATTCGGTCGTCATCCTCATCTTCATCATCAATGGTGAGAAACGCTGCCGGTGTTACCGCTGCATTCTCGGCAGCAAGAGCGGAAGCTGCTGCTGCCTTCATACTGGCTTTTGCTTTTGCTTTGAGATTGGCGGATACTGTTGACGCCGCCGCATTAGCATAGGATGGCACAATCGGTACTCCTAAAGCTGATTCCGGCGCAAGAAGCGGCTGGAGTATGGAACCGGTTAACACTGCATCGGCGGCGATATCGGGACAACTGGCGAGTTTTTTCTCGATCATGGCCAGAGTTAACAGGAAGTGATCGGCTTCCCGCCGCATATGGTCGGCCATTAATGCTGGAATGATGCTGAGTACCCGATTGTCATTGATCATGTTATATAAGGCCCGGTTAAAGTCTCGCATCCGCTGGGAAGCAACCCTGGTATCCTGGGTGTAGCGGGTAAAAGACGGCACGATGTTGCCACCCCGCAGAATGCTGATGTAGTCGGTTCCCTGCAGATAGAGCCCGTCAAATTCACGGGCAAATTCCTCTGCAGTGCAGATCAGGCTGCGTTCCGACGGGTCCAGCATCTGCCGCAGAAAGCTGCCGTGGTCTCCCATGAGGCGCACCCAAAACAATATCTCCTCTGGCTGGGACATGACGCCATAGGGCTGTTTGCCGGCGCAGACCGACTGGAGCAACAGCAGAAAATAAGCGGCTTCCCGGGATAAATGATCCAAGAACAGCGGATACAAAGCGCCGCATAAATTCCCCGCCAGACTCATTTGCAGCAACCGCCGATTGAACCGGTAAAAATCCTTAACCAATACTTCAGTCTCGGAAGCCAGTTCACGGAACTTGCTGCTGCTTTGCACTCTTTCGGCACGGGTCAACAGCGTGCCAAAGGCCTGACAAAACCGTTGTGCTTCGTCTCTTAAATCCCTATTTTCCGCAGGCAGAAACGCCCTGATAAATACCGCGTGTTCCTGCATGATGGTTAGCCAAAATCGCAGGCCTTCCAAATTCACCGGCATAATCAGCCGGTCCTCGGACTCCTTTGCTGGTGGACGTGGCATGGCAACACACTCCCCCTGAATAATTGATCAGTATAGTGTATGCCACATCCCGGTATTATGTTCGATATTACATGGGACAAAATTCGCAACAATACAGATGGGCCTTTTCAGCACTCCCCTCAGCGGAAGCGGGCCTCACAGCGATATATCCTCATCCCCCGGGCGCTGAACTTCATTTCGTATTCGGTCATGATATTATCGGCTGCACCGCTGTTATGCAGGTCCAGGGTAATATTAGCAAGCTGCATGTTGGCAACGGCGAATTGGTTCAGGGAAAACTCGAACAAATTCTCGTTATCGGTCTTTAGGCAGATGACCCCGCTCTCAGCCAGAATCTGCCGATACCGGCCCAGAAACAAGGAATGGGTCAGCCGCCGCTTGGCATGGCGGGTCTTCGGCCAGGGATCGGAAAAATTAAGATAGATCCGGTCTACTTCACCCGGGGCGAAAAACTCCGTTAAACCGACCGCATCAGCTGCCATCAGCCGGACATTGGTCAGATCGTTTTCCTCCACCTTCTGAGCGGCATTGTACAGCACATCGACCACTGCCTCCAGGCCGATGAACAAGACTGCGGGATGAACTTTGGCCATCTCACTGATAAAGCGCCCCCGGCCAATTCCGATCTCCAGATACAGGGGAGCTTCCGGGGAAAACCCGCACAGTTTCCGCCAATTGCCCTGATACATTTGCATATCAGCTGGGTTTATAACCTGAGAAAATTCTTTGATCGCTGCTTCAATCCAAGGTTTTTTCCGTAAACGCACAGGTTTTTATTTGCCTCCTACTAAGAGCCTATTTAAGACTCATCTGCAGCCTAGAATCTGGGGCCAACAGTCCCCTCTCCCCTACTCTTTCTCCAGTCCATACTTATGCAGGTACCTGTATAATGTCACCCGGCTGACGCCAAGCATGTTGGCCAAGCGGCTGATGTTACCGCCGGCGGCTTTCCATGCCTCGACGAAAACTGCCTTATCCTCTTTCCAGGCCTTTCCCGGACCGGTTTCCACCGGCAGTTCCAGATCCGGCTTGTCAATCACTTCGCCCTGGCAATGGAAGAAGGCCTTTTCGACGGTCTCCTGCAATTGCTTGACATTGCCCGGCCAATCAAACCCAATCAGCAATTCCCTTGCTTCCTGGGTCAGCTTTTTCGTTGGCAAATGGTGCTGTTCCGCCAATTCCTGCAAGATATGTTCGGCCAAAACCGGTATATCCTCCCGCCGCGCTGACAGGGCGGGAACGCGGATCACAGTCTTGGAAAGGATTTCATATAAATTCCGGCAAAAGAGACCTTTGTCGGTTAACCGCTTCAAGTCGCTGTCGCAGGCGGCAATCAGACGAACATCCAGCGGCTTGCCGCTGTCACCCTTTTTCTCCCTGAGACGCTCCAGCAGCCTTTCGGCCAGATCCATGCCCAGCTTCTCCACTTCATCGATGAAAAGAGTTCCCCCATTGGCCAGTTCCAGTTTTCCCGGCCTCAGCCCGTCGGCTGTGCCGAACA
This genomic window from Acetonema longum DSM 6540 contains:
- the trmB gene encoding tRNA (guanosine(46)-N7)-methyltransferase TrmB codes for the protein MRLRKKPWIEAAIKEFSQVINPADMQMYQGNWRKLCGFSPEAPLYLEIGIGRGRFISEMAKVHPAVLFIGLEAVVDVLYNAAQKVEENDLTNVRLMAADAVGLTEFFAPGEVDRIYLNFSDPWPKTRHAKRRLTHSLFLGRYRQILAESGVICLKTDNENLFEFSLNQFAVANMQLANITLDLHNSGAADNIMTEYEMKFSARGMRIYRCEARFR
- a CDS encoding DUF2935 domain-containing protein; the encoded protein is MPRPPAKESEDRLIMPVNLEGLRFWLTIMQEHAVFIRAFLPAENRDLRDEAQRFCQAFGTLLTRAERVQSSSKFRELASETEVLVKDFYRFNRRLLQMSLAGNLCGALYPLFLDHLSREAAYFLLLLQSVCAGKQPYGVMSQPEEILFWVRLMGDHGSFLRQMLDPSERSLICTAEEFAREFDGLYLQGTDYISILRGGNIVPSFTRYTQDTRVASQRMRDFNRALYNMINDNRVLSIIPALMADHMRREADHFLLTLAMIEKKLASCPDIAADAVLTGSILQPLLAPESALGVPIVPSYANAAASTVSANLKAKAKASMKAAAASALAAENAAVTPAAFLTIDDEDEDDDRINDIEAQAPDFPPDPEPEPEPVAPKVSGDKKKDSATVAKTKADSSTAKKHKWNSVWPNPLGFGKKT